One window of Candidatus Dependentiae bacterium genomic DNA carries:
- a CDS encoding aminopeptidase P N-terminal domain-containing protein — MSFSENNSFLLFKTRRDQIIRFLKEKNTNLDNGVVIIYSDFECDRYVFRQESSFYYLTGINEPGAVLLMYLDGRQILYIPNYGGIREKWCKLDIKIDDNVKNLSEFLCFDEIKYLGNSINGYSFNSIFTKEKYSNFLLDIEFFLNSYKLKEFFTLLDLEFNSRYFTQIQLYKNLFEIFPETREITSDLAPLIHYMRRSKSEVEIDLIYKAVQVTNMAHDSAAKVIAPGRIEHEIQAIVESVFTQAGALRPAFPSIVATGKNTTILHYTKRDQELKPGDLVVVDIGAEYGYYCADLTRTYPVSGKFTKRQKEIYNIVLDAQKYVESLAKPGMFLNNKNVPEKSLNHLAISYFKKFGLEKYFFHGIGHFLGLDVHDVGDTCYPLEYGDVFTIEPGIYIPEENIGIRIEDDFLMVDDGALCLSFDLPKQAQEIENLMRE, encoded by the coding sequence ATGTCTTTTAGTGAAAATAATAGCTTTTTGTTATTTAAAACAAGACGAGATCAGATAATTAGATTTTTAAAAGAAAAAAATACTAATTTAGATAATGGTGTGGTAATTATATATTCAGATTTTGAGTGTGATCGATATGTTTTTCGACAGGAAAGTTCATTTTATTATCTAACCGGAATAAATGAGCCGGGTGCTGTTTTATTAATGTATCTTGATGGAAGGCAGATTCTTTATATTCCAAATTATGGTGGTATTAGGGAAAAATGGTGTAAATTAGATATAAAAATAGATGATAATGTTAAAAATTTATCAGAATTTTTGTGTTTTGACGAAATAAAATATTTGGGAAATTCTATCAATGGCTACTCTTTTAATTCTATTTTTACAAAAGAAAAATATTCTAATTTTTTACTAGATATAGAATTTTTTTTAAATTCTTATAAGTTGAAAGAATTTTTTACATTACTTGATTTGGAATTCAATTCAAGATATTTTACGCAAATTCAGTTATATAAAAATTTATTTGAAATATTTCCAGAAACTCGAGAAATTACAAGTGATTTAGCTCCTCTTATACATTATATGCGACGCTCTAAATCTGAAGTAGAGATAGATTTAATATACAAGGCTGTTCAGGTTACAAATATGGCTCATGATTCTGCGGCAAAAGTTATAGCTCCAGGAAGAATTGAGCATGAAATACAAGCAATTGTGGAATCGGTATTTACTCAAGCCGGTGCATTACGACCAGCATTTCCATCAATTGTTGCTACGGGGAAAAATACAACGATTTTACATTATACAAAAAGAGATCAGGAATTAAAACCAGGAGATTTGGTTGTTGTAGATATTGGTGCAGAGTATGGATATTATTGTGCAGATTTAACAAGAACATATCCGGTGTCCGGTAAATTTACCAAAAGGCAAAAAGAAATTTATAATATTGTGCTTGATGCACAGAAATATGTTGAATCTTTAGCAAAACCTGGTATGTTTTTGAATAATAAGAATGTTCCTGAAAAATCTTTAAATCATTTAGCTATAAGTTATTTTAAGAAATTTGGATTAGAAAAATATTTTTTTCATGGAATAGGACATTTTTTGGGGTTGGATGTTCATGATGTTGGTGATACATGTTATCCATTAGAATATGGCGATGTTTTTACTATAGAACCGGGAATATATATTCCTGAAGAAAATATTGGTATAAGAATAGAGGATGATTTTTTAATGGTAGATGATGGAGCTCTTTGTTTAAGTTTTGATTTGCCTAAGCAAGCACAAGAAATTGAAAATTTAATGAGGGAATAA
- the recR gene encoding recombination mediator RecR — protein MFNDLPTLQKIVRQLQRIPYLASKNVYRVALHLLQEKPNEIEQLFDSISNGKKQIHKCEICFNLVENNNKCSICSSQNRDLSVICVVENWYDLQALERAGGYNGVFHVLEGSLCPLEGVGPDDINIDALFKRINDSTKEIIFATNLTPEGEATASFISSKVEELGLNLQISRLASGVPIGSSLEYMDRVTIYKALSGRRPF, from the coding sequence ATGTTTAATGATTTGCCAACATTACAAAAAATTGTCCGCCAGTTACAGCGAATACCATATTTGGCATCAAAAAATGTATATAGAGTTGCATTACATTTATTACAAGAAAAACCAAATGAGATAGAGCAATTATTTGATTCTATTTCGAATGGTAAAAAACAGATTCATAAATGCGAAATTTGTTTTAATTTGGTTGAAAATAATAATAAATGTTCAATATGTTCATCACAAAATAGAGATCTTTCTGTTATATGCGTTGTGGAAAATTGGTACGATCTACAAGCTTTGGAACGAGCCGGTGGATATAATGGCGTCTTCCATGTTCTTGAGGGATCGTTGTGCCCGCTTGAAGGAGTCGGCCCTGATGATATAAATATTGATGCTTTATTTAAAAGAATAAATGATTCTACCAAAGAAATTATTTTTGCTACAAATTTAACTCCTGAGGGAGAAGCTACTGCGAGCTTTATATCTTCAAAAGTCGAAGAATTAGGTTTAAATTTACAAATATCTCGTTTGGCAAGTGGTGTTCCAATTGGTTCATCTTTAGAATATATGGATCGGGTAACTATTTACAAAGCATTATCCGGTCGTAGGCCTTTTTAA